The Vicia villosa cultivar HV-30 ecotype Madison, WI linkage group LG1, Vvil1.0, whole genome shotgun sequence genome includes a region encoding these proteins:
- the LOC131654950 gene encoding uncharacterized protein LOC131654950, giving the protein MATYNSQFQEETRKNNKNTTASIRNLEVQVGQIAQHLSLQAQSTLPSSTVINQKNQENVNVVTTRSKKRLESEKDDETDDNMVIEVDLEVRETEKTTKEAVTPVEPNEEKIKKELEIKLPFFEALEQMPLYRKFMKDVIAKKKPTGDEQKGVTEKCGRISPERRIPIKKKDPGAVAIPCTINDINFPKVLIDSGASVSLMPLSIFKKLGIGTVRKKGTKLKFAEHTIKQAYGVAEDVLVEIDIFIFPVDFEIMDILEDEETPIILGRPFMLTSGCNTDIETGALTLKYFDDKVTLKVSDIKKQSEGKEHQPTVGMNKLGEGMKSSTPSP; this is encoded by the exons ATGGCTACTTATAACTCTCAATTCCAAGAAGAGACAAGGAAAAACAACAAGAACACAACTGCGTCAATCAGAAATTTGGAggttcaagtgggtcagatagcacaacatctatCTCTACAGGCACAAAGTactcttccgagctcaactgtgataaaccagaaaaatcaagAGAATGTGAATGTTGTCACAACACGAAGCAAGAAGAGATTGGAATCTGAAAAAGATGATGAAACAGATGACAATATGGTCATAGAGGTGGACTTGGAAGTGAGGGAAACTGAGAAAACAACCAAAGAAGCCGTGACACCAGTAGAGCcaaatgaagaaaaaattaaaaaagag ttagagatAAAGTTgcccttctttgaagcacttgagcaaatgccgtTGTACAGAAAATTTATGAAAGACGTAATTGCAAAGAAGAAGCCAACAGGAGATGAACAAAAGGGAGTAACTGAAAAGTGCGGGAGAATCTCACCGGAAAGGAGAATCCCAATTAAGAAGAAAGATCCTGGAGCGGTTGCAATACCATGCACCATCAACGACATAAATTTTCCCAAGGTTTTGATCGATTCAGGTGCTAGTGTGAGTTTgatgcctttatccattttcaaaaagctggGTATTGGAACAGTAAGGAAAAAAGGAACAAAGCTGAAATTTGCGGAACACACCATCAAACAAGCGTACGGGGTGGCTGAAGACGTGTTGGTGGAAATTGACATATTCATTTTTCCAGTGGATTTTGAGATCATGGATATtttggaagatgaagaaacaccTATCATTCTGGGTCGACCATTCATGCTTACTAGTGGATGCAACACTGACATTGAAACAGGTGCTCTGACCCTGAAATATTTTGATGATAAGGTAACCCTAAAAGTGTCTGACATCAAGAAACAGAGTGAAGGAAAGGAACATCAACCTACAGTTGGCATGAACAAACTTGGAGAAGGGATGAAAAGTTCAACACCAAGTCCATAA